The following are encoded together in the Lactuca sativa cultivar Salinas chromosome 1, Lsat_Salinas_v11, whole genome shotgun sequence genome:
- the LOC111916662 gene encoding secoisolariciresinol dehydrogenase, whose amino-acid sequence MLMTTPTRRLEGKVALITGAASGVGECTAKLFAEHGAKIVIADIQDQLGQAVCEAIGSSTSIYVHCDVSNEEDVKNAVDIAVATYGKLDIMFNNAATLDPSKDRIIDNEKTEFERVLSVNITGVFLGMKHAARVMVPARSGSIISTGSVASNIGGVASHAYCCAKHAVVGLTKNVAVELGQFGIRVNCVSPYAMATPIATSFVGLEGEAFENLVNSLANLKGVTCVTDDVAKAALFLASDEAKYISGQNLFIDGGFTIVNPSFNMFQYPENS is encoded by the exons ATGCTAATGACAACCCCTACAAGAAG GTTAGAAGGAAAGGTAGCATTGATAACCGGAGCAGCAAGTGGTGTTGGGGAATGTACTGCAAAGCTCTTTGCAGAACATGGTGCAAAAATCGTCATTGCCGACATCCAAGATCAACTCGGTCAAGCAGTATGTGAAGCCATAGGCTCATCAACCTCGATATATGTCCATTGTGATGTATCAAATGAAGAAGATGTCAAAAACGCGGTAGATATTGCAGTAGCAACTTATGGGAAACTTGACATCATGTTCAATAATGCAGCAACACTTGATCCTAGCAAGGACCGGATCATTGACAACGAAAAAACAGAGTTTGAACGTGTCCTTAGTGTCAACATCACAGGCGTCTTTCTAGGGATGAAACATGCAGCTAGGGTTATGGTTCCAGCAAGATCTGGCTCAATAATATCAACAGGTAGTGTTGCTTCGAATATCGGTGGTGTGGCCTCACATGCTTACTGTTGTGCGAAGCATGCTGTAGTAGGTTTGACGAAAAATGTGGCAGTAGAGCTTGGACAATTTGGTATTCGAGTTAACTGTGTGTCACCTTATGCGATGGCTACACCAATAGCCACAAGTTTTGTTGGGCTTGAGGGGGAGGCTTTCGAGAACCTGGTAAACTCACTTGCGAACCTTAAGGGTGTGACATGTGTCACCGATGATGTTGCTAAAGCTGCCCTTTTTTTGGCGAGTGATGAGGCTAAGTACATTAGTGGACAGAATTTGTTTATCGATGGTGGATTTACTATTGTTAATCCATCATTCAACATGTTTCAGTATCCAGAGAATTCTTAA
- the LOC111916659 gene encoding secoisolariciresinol dehydrogenase: MATTTRRLEGKVALITGAASGIGECAAKLFAEHGAKIVIADIQDQLGQAVCEAIGSSNSIYIHCDVTNEEDVRKAVDIAIATYGKLDIMFCNAGIIDPNKDHIIDNEKSDFERVLSVNVTGVFLSMKHAARVMVPTRAGSIISTASVVSNIGGLCPHAYTCSKHAVAGLTKNLAVELGQFGIRVNCLSPYAIDTPQATGFTGLKGEDFKNKVNSVANLKGVTLTTDDVAKAAVFLASDEAKYISGHNLFIDGGFSIVNPSFNMFQYPENPL; encoded by the exons ATGGCAACCACTACAAGAAG GTTAGAAGGGAAGGTAGCCTTGATAACTGGAGCAGCAAGCGGTATTGGGGAATGTGCTGCAAAGCTCTTTGCTGAACATGGTGCAAAAATCGTCATCGCAGACATTCAAGACCAACTTGGTCAAGCGGTTTGTGAGGCCATAGGATCATCAAACTCGATATATATCCATTGTGATGTAACCAACGAAGAAGATGTCAGAAAAGCTGTAGATATAGCAATCGCCACATATGGAAAACTTGATATCATGTTTTGTAATGCAGGAATAATCGATCCTAACAAGGATCACATCATCGATAATGAAAAATCGGATTTTGAACGTGTGCTTAGTGTCAACGTCACAGGTGTCTTTCTAAGCATGAAACATGCAGCTAGGGTTATGGTTCCAACACGAGCTGGGTCAATAATATCAACAGCTAGTGTTGTGTCAAATATCGGTGGCTTGTGCCCACATGCTTACACTTGTTCAAAGCATGCTGTAGCTGGTTTAACCAAGAATCTTGCAGTTGAGCTTGGACAATTTGGTATTCGAGTCAATTGTCTTTCACCTTACGCAATAGACACACCACAAGCCACAGGTTTCACGGGTCTTAAAGGGGAGGATTTCAAGAACAAGGTAAACTCAGTTGCAAACCTTAAGGGTGTGACACTTACAACAGATGATGTTGCTAAAGCTGCTGTTTTTTTGGCGAGTGATGAGGCTAAGTATATTAGTGGACATAATTTGTTTATTGATGGTGGATTTAGCATTGTTAACCCATCATTCAATATGTTTCAATATCCAGAGAACCCTTTATAA